One Bradyrhizobium sp. ISRA464 genomic window carries:
- a CDS encoding transketolase, producing the protein MGIAPERLDMLSALARKVLWLSSWTIHHANHVRPNTDGLKVGGHQASSASLANIMSALYFSVLRPQDRVAVKPHASPVFHAIQYLFGHQTHDKLENFRGYKGAQSYPSRTKDTDDVDFSTGSVGLGVAQTLFASLVQDYVKAHGWMKDRPEGRMIALVGDAEMDEGNIFEALLEGWKHGLRNTWWVVDYNRQSLDAVVREGLWAKFETMFRNFGWDVMIVKYGKLMLEAFAEPGGEALRRWIDNCPNQMYAALCFQGGAAFRKHLQDDIGDQGPVSALIDRRSDEQLLALMSNLGGHDMASMIEAFEAVDHDRPVCFIAYTIKGVGLPMQGHKDNHAGLMTVAQMEKWRAAQNIRAGHEWDKFEGLSQDPAKLEAFLAEAPFNREGRRRLSAPDIDVPEQLAFKASAQMSTQQGFGLVLHELARGDSALASRIVTASPDVTVSTNLGAWVNRRGLFAKLENHDLFRQEKIPSAYTWEYSPKGQHIELGIAEMNLFIMLSALGLSHQINGTRLLPVGTLYDPFIERGLDALNYACYQDARFMVAATPSGVSLAPEGGAHQSIKTPLIGLGQDGLASFDPAFVDELAVIMGWGFQHMQREGAEGGSVYLRLSTRTIEQPQRIMTPDLRRDITDGAYWLRKPGPNCDLVVAYTGTVAPEAIEAVGLIGESHRDVGLLAVTSADRLYAGWSAARNLRRDRRGVQHLSHIERLLAPLGRDCSIVTVIDGHPASLGWLGSVRGHRVEALGVEHFGQTGTIGDLYRHYGIDANAIIDAAESLSVGAPVRHRKMAV; encoded by the coding sequence ATGGGAATCGCGCCTGAACGCCTCGACATGCTGTCCGCTCTGGCCCGCAAGGTGCTGTGGCTGTCGTCGTGGACCATCCATCACGCCAACCATGTCAGGCCGAACACCGACGGCTTGAAAGTCGGCGGCCATCAGGCATCGTCAGCTTCGCTCGCCAACATCATGTCGGCGCTGTATTTCTCGGTGCTGCGCCCGCAGGACCGCGTCGCGGTGAAGCCGCATGCGAGCCCGGTGTTCCACGCGATTCAGTATCTGTTCGGGCATCAGACCCACGACAAGCTGGAGAATTTCCGCGGCTATAAGGGCGCGCAATCCTATCCGTCGCGCACCAAGGACACCGACGACGTCGACTTCTCCACCGGCTCTGTGGGATTGGGCGTGGCGCAGACGTTGTTCGCCTCGCTGGTGCAGGATTACGTCAAGGCGCATGGCTGGATGAAGGACCGCCCCGAGGGCCGCATGATCGCGCTGGTCGGCGACGCCGAGATGGACGAGGGCAACATTTTCGAGGCGCTGCTCGAGGGCTGGAAGCACGGCCTGCGCAACACCTGGTGGGTGGTCGACTATAACCGCCAGTCGCTCGACGCCGTGGTGCGCGAAGGGTTGTGGGCCAAGTTCGAAACCATGTTCCGCAATTTCGGCTGGGACGTGATGATCGTGAAGTACGGCAAACTGATGCTGGAAGCGTTTGCCGAGCCGGGCGGCGAGGCGCTCAGGCGCTGGATCGACAATTGCCCGAACCAGATGTACGCGGCGCTGTGCTTCCAGGGCGGCGCGGCCTTCCGCAAGCACTTGCAGGACGACATTGGCGACCAGGGGCCGGTGTCGGCCCTGATCGACCGCCGCAGCGACGAGCAGCTGCTGGCGCTGATGTCGAACCTCGGCGGCCATGACATGGCGAGCATGATCGAGGCGTTCGAAGCCGTTGATCACGATCGTCCGGTCTGCTTCATCGCCTACACCATCAAGGGCGTCGGCCTGCCGATGCAGGGCCACAAGGACAACCACGCCGGCCTGATGACGGTAGCGCAGATGGAGAAGTGGCGCGCCGCGCAGAACATCCGCGCCGGCCATGAGTGGGACAAGTTCGAGGGCCTGTCGCAAGACCCCGCGAAGCTCGAGGCCTTCCTGGCGGAGGCGCCGTTCAATCGCGAGGGACGCCGCCGGCTGTCGGCGCCTGACATCGACGTGCCAGAGCAGCTCGCCTTCAAGGCCTCGGCGCAGATGTCGACGCAGCAGGGCTTCGGCCTCGTGTTGCACGAGCTTGCGCGCGGCGACAGCGCGCTGGCCTCGCGGATCGTCACCGCATCGCCCGACGTCACCGTGTCGACCAATCTCGGCGCCTGGGTCAATCGCCGCGGCCTGTTCGCGAAGCTGGAGAACCACGACCTGTTCCGGCAGGAGAAGATTCCGTCCGCCTACACCTGGGAATATTCGCCGAAGGGACAGCATATCGAGCTCGGCATCGCCGAGATGAACCTGTTCATCATGCTCTCGGCGCTCGGTCTGTCGCACCAGATCAACGGCACGCGGCTGCTGCCGGTCGGCACGCTCTACGATCCCTTCATCGAGCGCGGCCTCGATGCGCTGAACTATGCCTGCTACCAGGATGCCCGCTTCATGGTGGCGGCGACGCCGTCCGGCGTGTCGCTGGCGCCGGAGGGCGGCGCGCACCAGTCGATCAAGACGCCCCTGATCGGGCTCGGACAGGACGGGCTCGCCTCGTTCGATCCGGCCTTCGTCGATGAACTTGCCGTGATCATGGGCTGGGGATTCCAGCACATGCAGCGCGAGGGCGCGGAGGGCGGGTCGGTCTACTTGCGGCTCTCGACGCGCACGATCGAGCAGCCGCAGCGGATCATGACGCCGGACCTGCGGCGCGACATCACCGACGGCGCCTACTGGCTGCGCAAGCCGGGCCCGAACTGCGACCTGGTGGTCGCCTATACTGGGACGGTCGCACCCGAGGCGATCGAGGCGGTCGGGCTGATCGGCGAAAGCCATCGCGACGTCGGTTTACTCGCGGTCACGTCCGCCGACCGGCTCTATGCGGGTTGGTCCGCGGCGCGGAATTTGCGCCGCGACCGGCGCGGCGTGCAGCATTTGAGTCATATCGAGCGGTTGCTGGCGCCGCTCGGCCGCGACTGCAGCATAGTGACCGTGATCGACGGCCATCCGGCCTCGCTCGGCTGGCTCGGCAGCGTGCGCGGCCATCGGGTCGAGGCGCTCGGGGTCGAGCATTTCGGCCAGACCGGGACGATCGGCGACCTCTACCGCCACTACGGCATCGACGCCAACGCGATCATCGATGCGGCGGAAAGCCTCTCCGTCGGCGCCCCGGTCCGGCATCGCAAGATGGCGGTGTGA
- a CDS encoding SMP-30/gluconolactonase/LRE family protein, translated as MSDAHSAGWGPATYYPDPAIHALDPRFEKYWLKLSAVERLATGLRWAEGPVWFGDGRYLLCSDIPNQRIIKWEEETGAVSIFRKPSNFANGNTRDRQGRLITCEHGGRRVVRTEYDGSITVLIDSFDGKRLNSPNDVVVKSDGSIWFTDPTFGLLGNYEGYKAEPEIDPNVYRLDPATGKATIVAEGVLGPNGLCFSPDEKILYVVESRGVPNRKILAYDVSPDGTTISNKRVFIDAGPGTPDGMRCDIDGNLWCGWGMGDPELDGVVVFAPDGVMIGRIALPERCANLCFGGLKRNRLFMAASQSIYALYVNTQGALGG; from the coding sequence ATGTCCGATGCCCATTCCGCCGGCTGGGGTCCGGCGACCTACTATCCCGATCCGGCCATCCACGCGCTCGACCCGCGCTTCGAGAAATATTGGCTGAAACTGTCCGCGGTGGAGCGGCTCGCCACCGGCCTGCGCTGGGCCGAAGGCCCAGTGTGGTTCGGCGACGGACGCTATCTGTTGTGCAGCGACATTCCGAACCAGCGCATCATCAAATGGGAGGAAGAGACCGGCGCGGTCAGCATCTTCCGAAAACCCTCGAACTTCGCCAACGGCAACACCCGCGACCGCCAGGGACGGCTGATCACCTGCGAGCACGGCGGCCGCCGCGTGGTGCGCACCGAATATGACGGTTCGATCACGGTGCTGATCGACTCCTTCGACGGCAAGCGGCTGAACTCGCCGAACGACGTCGTGGTGAAATCCGACGGCTCGATCTGGTTCACCGATCCGACCTTCGGCCTGCTCGGGAACTACGAGGGCTACAAGGCCGAGCCCGAGATCGACCCTAATGTCTATCGGCTCGATCCCGCGACCGGCAAGGCCACCATCGTCGCGGAGGGCGTGCTGGGGCCGAACGGGCTCTGCTTCTCGCCGGACGAGAAGATCCTCTACGTCGTGGAATCCCGCGGAGTGCCGAACCGAAAGATCCTTGCCTATGACGTATCACCCGACGGCACGACGATTTCCAACAAGCGCGTGTTCATCGACGCCGGCCCGGGCACGCCCGATGGCATGCGCTGCGACATCGACGGGAATCTGTGGTGCGGTTGGGGCATGGGCGATCCCGAACTCGACGGCGTGGTCGTATTCGCGCCCGACGGCGTCATGATCGGCCGCATCGCGCTGCCGGAGCGCTGCGCCAACCTCTGCTTCGGCGGACTGAAGCGCAACCGCCTGTTCATGGCGGCGAGCCAGTCGATCTATGCGCTCTATGTAAACACCCAAGGCGCGCTCGGCGGTTGA
- a CDS encoding NAD(P)-dependent oxidoreductase, with amino-acid sequence MPRILMTGASGGIGTSLRKLLPPIYPDLLLSDIKPPADLGKNEKFKAADLADLAQVEAICEGVDGILHFGGYSVEGPWDSILQSNIVGCYNLFEAARKKGVKRVIFASSNHAVGFYPRHRRIGTDVTARPDSRYGVSKVFGEAVGALYADKHGLKVTCLRIGNFGDQPLDHRRLSIWLKPDDLVQLCRIGLEHPDVHFEIFYGASYNERAWWDNHRAYDLGYRPTGRAEDFREHAMAEQAKLPPDPVGDFYQGGSFCSMEFDGDTGRVIDWKT; translated from the coding sequence ATGCCACGCATATTGATGACCGGCGCGTCGGGTGGAATCGGCACCAGCCTGCGCAAGCTGCTGCCGCCGATCTATCCTGACCTGCTGTTGAGCGACATCAAGCCGCCGGCCGATCTCGGCAAGAACGAAAAGTTTAAGGCCGCAGATCTCGCCGACCTCGCGCAGGTCGAGGCGATCTGCGAGGGCGTCGACGGCATCCTGCATTTCGGCGGCTATTCGGTCGAAGGCCCCTGGGACTCGATCCTGCAGTCCAACATCGTCGGCTGCTACAATCTGTTCGAGGCGGCGCGGAAGAAGGGCGTCAAGCGGGTGATCTTCGCCTCCTCCAACCACGCCGTCGGCTTTTACCCGCGGCACCGCCGCATCGGCACCGACGTCACCGCGCGGCCGGACAGCCGTTACGGCGTCAGCAAGGTATTCGGCGAAGCCGTCGGTGCGCTCTACGCCGACAAGCACGGGCTCAAGGTTACTTGCCTGCGGATCGGCAATTTCGGCGACCAGCCGCTCGACCATCGGCGGCTCTCGATCTGGCTCAAGCCAGACGATCTCGTTCAGCTCTGCCGCATCGGGCTCGAGCATCCCGACGTCCATTTCGAGATCTTCTACGGTGCGTCCTACAACGAGCGCGCATGGTGGGACAATCACCGCGCCTATGATCTCGGCTATCGCCCGACCGGCCGCGCCGAGGATTTCCGCGAGCATGCGATGGCCGAGCAGGCCAAGCTGCCGCCGGATCCGGTCGGCGACTTCTACCAGGGCGGCTCGTTCTGCAGCATGGAGTTCGACGGCGACACGGGAAGGGTCATCGACTGGAAGACGTAG
- a CDS encoding aldehyde dehydrogenase family protein, translating to MVNRMQFYIDGAWVDPVVKKSTPVVNPATEEAMYEVALGSKADLDKAVAAAKRAFETYSRTSREERVALLTKIVEVYKGRMKEIGAAVSDEMGAPLPMAEKLQAGAGLGHLMNTLEVLKKYEFEETMGTAVIVREPVGVVGMITPWNWPLNQIACKVAPALAAGCTMILKPSEFTPTSALIFAEILHEAGVPKGVFNLLNGLGPEVGAAMSEHPDIDMISFTGSTRAGVDVAKRAAPTVKRVSQELGGKSPNVILEGADLTKAVTGGVMHMFNNSGQSCNAPSRMIVPLSKMKEVAAIAKGVADKTKAGDPRAADTTIGPVVNRGQWDKIQALIQKGIDEGATLVAGGPGLPEGVNKGFYVRPTIFADVTNEMTIAREEIFGPVLTIIGAKDEADAVRIANDTPYGLAGYVSADTVESARRVGRQIRAGNVNLQGVPNERSAPFGGYKQSGNGREWGRYGLEEYLEAKAVAGYNAA from the coding sequence ATGGTCAATCGCATGCAATTCTACATCGATGGCGCCTGGGTCGACCCGGTCGTCAAGAAGTCCACCCCGGTCGTCAATCCGGCGACCGAAGAGGCGATGTATGAGGTTGCGCTCGGCTCCAAGGCCGATCTCGACAAGGCGGTCGCCGCCGCCAAGCGCGCGTTCGAGACCTATTCCCGGACCAGCCGCGAGGAGCGCGTCGCGCTGCTCACCAAGATCGTCGAGGTCTACAAGGGCCGCATGAAGGAGATCGGCGCCGCCGTCTCCGACGAGATGGGCGCGCCGTTGCCGATGGCCGAAAAGCTGCAGGCCGGCGCCGGCCTCGGCCATCTCATGAACACCCTTGAAGTGCTCAAGAAGTACGAGTTCGAGGAGACCATGGGCACCGCCGTGATCGTGCGCGAGCCGGTCGGCGTCGTCGGCATGATCACGCCCTGGAACTGGCCGCTCAACCAGATCGCCTGCAAGGTGGCGCCCGCGCTCGCCGCCGGCTGCACCATGATCCTGAAGCCGTCGGAGTTCACCCCGACCTCGGCGCTGATCTTCGCCGAGATCCTCCATGAGGCCGGCGTGCCGAAGGGCGTGTTCAACCTCCTCAATGGCCTCGGTCCGGAGGTGGGTGCCGCGATGAGCGAGCATCCGGACATCGACATGATCTCGTTCACCGGCTCGACCCGCGCCGGCGTCGACGTCGCCAAGCGTGCAGCCCCGACCGTGAAGCGCGTCAGCCAGGAGCTCGGTGGCAAGTCGCCGAACGTCATCCTCGAGGGCGCCGACCTGACCAAGGCGGTGACCGGCGGCGTGATGCACATGTTCAACAACTCGGGCCAGTCCTGCAACGCGCCGTCGCGCATGATCGTGCCGCTCTCCAAGATGAAGGAAGTGGCCGCAATCGCGAAGGGCGTCGCCGACAAGACCAAGGCCGGCGATCCGCGCGCTGCCGACACGACGATTGGCCCCGTGGTCAACCGCGGTCAGTGGGACAAGATCCAGGCGCTGATCCAGAAGGGCATCGACGAGGGCGCAACGCTCGTCGCCGGTGGTCCGGGCCTGCCCGAGGGCGTCAACAAGGGCTTCTACGTCCGTCCGACCATCTTCGCCGACGTCACCAATGAGATGACGATCGCCCGCGAAGAGATCTTCGGACCGGTGCTGACCATCATCGGCGCCAAGGACGAAGCCGACGCCGTCAGGATTGCCAACGACACGCCCTATGGTCTCGCCGGTTATGTCTCGGCCGACACCGTGGAAAGCGCGCGCCGCGTCGGCCGCCAGATCCGCGCCGGCAACGTCAACCTGCAGGGCGTGCCGAACGAGCGCTCCGCGCCGTTCGGTGGTTACAAGCAGTCCGGCAACGGCCGCGAGTGGGGCCGTTACGGTCTTGAAGAGTATCTCGAGGCCAAGGCCGTCGCGGGTTACAACGCGGCGTAA